GCACCTCATCTCGCCTAGGGCCTGCTAAGGCAAAACAGCCCAAGGCCCCGCTTTGATCAGTAACGGCCAACGAGCCAGCCTCCAAGCGGGTCACGAGGCTGTCTGCCTGATCCGGCAGACATAGCATCAAATAGTCATTCATCGTTAACCGCAGGGCAACTATCTGCCCAGCTATCTGGCTAGTCAATGGAGGCGCAGCAGCGGCCCCAGGAACGATCTGATCGACGCGCTCCGCTGCCCCTCGACCAGAAACCGACACTTTGCCCAGGCAGGCCCAATCGATCAAGACAGCGCCGGTCAGCCGCTGCTGCTGCTCCCGTTCGGGGTTGCCAAAGTGCCGAGCCATACACCAGCCCGCCAGCAGCTCTGTTTGTACTGGGTAACGGCGGTAGACACCAGACAGGGGGCTAGTTTTAACCAAAGGCGTTAGCGTCATGATTTAAGAAGTTAGGCGAGTACCGTCTGGGTCGTAAGCAGCCTGAGCCAGAACAGTTGCCTGCACCTGTTGACCGCTGCCCAGCCGAATTGTAAATTCCCGCTCGGGCTGCGCCAGCTCCTCAGCGAGCCAAGCCAGGCCAATGCCTTTATCGAGGGTGGGGCTACGGCGAGAACTGGTGATCCGGCCGATGACCTTGCCCTCAGAAAAGGCCACTACCCCATCTTCAGGAACCGGATCTTGGGCATGGTTGAGCATAAAGGGCACCAGGCGGGTCTCTATCCCCCGCTGCTGAAAGGCCGACAGGGCAGTCTTGCCAACGAAGCTAGGTTTATCAGTTTTGACCGCAAAGCTGAGGCCTGCTTCGTAGGGGTTCGTCAGCGCATCGGTATCGACGCCGGGAATCAGGTGCCCTTTTTCCAGCCGCAGAATCCGCTGAGCTTCCACCCCAAAGGGCTTGATTTGAAGGGGCCGCCCTTGCTCCAGCAGAAAATTCCAGAGGGCCTCTCCATACTCTGCTGGAAAGTGCAGCTCATAGCCTAGTTCGCCGGTAAAGCCAATGCGAAACATCAGGGCAGGGATTCCAGCAATCTGAGCCTGGCGGCTGCTCATGTAGGGAAATGCTGGATTGGCCAGATCAATATCAACCAGCGGCTGCAAAAAATCTCGGGCCATTGGGCCGGTGACGTTGACGGCAGCATAGACAGCACTGAGGTTCTTAAACCGCACGTCAAAGGGTTCGACTGTCAGCCACCACTGAAATAGCGCGTTAATCGCCTCCTGATTGCCAGTGGTGGTCGTGAGATAGTAGCGATTTTCCTCCAGCCGAGACAGGGTGCCATCTTCAAACAAAATGCCATCTTCGCCCACCATGATGGAATAGCGGGTGCGCCCAACCGCTAGCTTGCCGTACTTGCCGGGCAGCAAAAACTGTAAGAAGTTTAGGGCATCCGGCCCGCTCAACTCCAGCTTGCCTAGGGTGCTGATGTCGATTAGGCCGAGATGCTGGCGCACGTGTAAGGCTTCTAGTCCAGGATCACCATAGGCATAGGGCCGCTGCCAGCGCCCAGCTTCTAGAAATGTTGCCCCTGCCTGCTTGTGACACAAATGCATGGGCGTTCGCTGAATCGGCTGCAGATGGTAGGAGCGGCCTGCCAAGACACCAAAGGAGACCGGGGCAAAAGGCGGCCGCAGGGTAGTGGGCACAGCCATCTCAGCAGGGAGACCCGTATCTTGGGCTGCTAGTCGAGCGACGGCCTCGTAGCACTGCTTGCCCTGACACGGCCCCATGCCCATGCTGGTGTAGCGCTTTAGCGTTTCTACCGCGTCAAACCCTTCGGCGATTGAGCAGCGCACTTCCTGCCGGGTCACATCCATGCACTTGCAGATGATGTGGTGGGAGCCGCCCGACTCAATGTCGGCAGGCAGGGCCGGAATTAGATCAGTTGCCTGCCGCGTAGACAGAGGTTGGGGGCTTCCTTGGGCAGCCGCTGTTCCCGCTAACCAGCCTTCTTCATAGAGCTGAGCAAAGCTGGCAGTGCCGTTGACGTCACCCGCTGCATAGAGCCCTGGGGGCAGTTCAGGGATGCGAAAAACCTGCCGCTGGCTGTCCCACACCGGGCGATAGCGTCCGGCTGAGAGCAAATTGAGTTGGGGCTTTAAGCCAACTGCGATCGCAACCAAATCACAGGCAAAGCTGCGCAGACAGCTGCGGCCATCCAAGCTACCAATATCAATGCTAGCGACCCAAGAGTCTCCGTAGGCTGCCTGAATTGTTTGCTCTCGGTAAATGGGAATGCCCAGCTGACTCAGGCGCTGCTCAAAT
The window above is part of the Pseudanabaena sp. FACHB-2040 genome. Proteins encoded here:
- a CDS encoding 2Fe-2S iron-sulfur cluster-binding protein, which produces MFRRITHHPEIELPDLGRPVTFSFNGKTLTAFEGDTVTSALLANGIRLFSRSFKFHRPRSVYDGHGQGPETLVTVDNTPNELADRISVREGMQVRTQNAWPSVEFDLMAINGWVVPRLPNLFYYKLFHKPKWLWPLAERVIRRIAGLGEVDRQAGENEVRYEKRYRFPDVCVVGGGPAGLAAAQAALAAGRQVLLIDDRPQLGGHALHSIALVQNCREAVLNQLPEYEAVHQLADCLKDHPRLEILRNTAVFGLYEDNLVAAQQGNDLFKIRAGAVVLAPGATDRHLVFENNDLPGILTARGVERLIAGHRLAVGENAVVVTCHDGGYHTALLMLGAGTRVQAVVDARPEGTPGPFEQRLSQLGIPIYREQTIQAAYGDSWVASIDIGSLDGRSCLRSFACDLVAIAVGLKPQLNLLSAGRYRPVWDSQRQVFRIPELPPGLYAAGDVNGTASFAQLYEEGWLAGTAAAQGSPQPLSTRQATDLIPALPADIESGGSHHIICKCMDVTRQEVRCSIAEGFDAVETLKRYTSMGMGPCQGKQCYEAVARLAAQDTGLPAEMAVPTTLRPPFAPVSFGVLAGRSYHLQPIQRTPMHLCHKQAGATFLEAGRWQRPYAYGDPGLEALHVRQHLGLIDISTLGKLELSGPDALNFLQFLLPGKYGKLAVGRTRYSIMVGEDGILFEDGTLSRLEENRYYLTTTTGNQEAINALFQWWLTVEPFDVRFKNLSAVYAAVNVTGPMARDFLQPLVDIDLANPAFPYMSSRQAQIAGIPALMFRIGFTGELGYELHFPAEYGEALWNFLLEQGRPLQIKPFGVEAQRILRLEKGHLIPGVDTDALTNPYEAGLSFAVKTDKPSFVGKTALSAFQQRGIETRLVPFMLNHAQDPVPEDGVVAFSEGKVIGRITSSRRSPTLDKGIGLAWLAEELAQPEREFTIRLGSGQQVQATVLAQAAYDPDGTRLTS